The genome window GCGATCCGGGACAGACGGAATCGTCGGACCGCGAATCCGCAGTCGCGCGGCCGTATCCGTCGGCCCGTAACTGACGATTGCTCGGATGCGTCGACGGCAACCGCGCATCGGTAAATCGCATTCGCTGCTATTGACAACCTCGTCGCGGGTCGGTCCGCGGCCTGCAACCGCATGGAAGTCATATACGAGCTGTTACCTATCGGTATCCGTTGACGGGCGCTACACCGTGATTTCGGGCCGTTCGGGGCCGATCGCTATTCACATCGACATCGCGGTTCTGGTCGATATCGCGTCCCAGCCGAAATGGGGCCACGGACGGATGGGGCCACAAACGGGATGAGGTCACAGACGGGATGAGGTCACAGACGGGATGGAGTCACCCCTCCCGACCGAACGTTCTTTCCCCGGCCGACCGAACTTTCGAGTATGCGATCCCCGTTCGAACACCGCATCGCGGCGTGTCAGCGCCGACTCGAGCGCGTCGACGCCGCGCTGGCCGTCCTCGTTCCGGGCCCGAACCTCACCTACCTGACCGGCTTCGAGGAGTCACCGTCGGAGCGGCACCTGTTGCTGTTCGTCCCGCAGATCGGCGATCCGGTCGTCGTCGCGCCGTCGATGTACGACGCCCAGCTCCGGACGCTGCCGATCGAGACGCTGGCGGTGCGGCTGTGGGACGACGATGACGATCCACTCGAGGAGATCGAGGCGGTCCTCGCAGAGCTGCTGGCGACTGTCGATGACGGTCGCAGCTCATCAGGGGACGACGGCTCACCGACGGTCCTCGTCGACGACCGCATGTGGGCGACGTTCACGCAGGATCTGCGGGAGTGCGCGCCGGCGGCGACGTTCGACCTCGCCAGCCGCGTCCTCGAGCAACTCCGTATCCGGAAGGACGACGTCGAACTCGAGGCGCTCCGGCGAGCCGGAACGATCGCGGATCGGGTCTCACTCGAGATCCGTTCGCGCGGGACCGAGCTGGTCGGGACGACCGAAGCGGAACTGGCCGACGAGATCGAACGGCTGCTCGCGGAGCACGGCGGCGGCGACCCCGCGTTCGAAACGATCGTCGCGTCGGGACCGAACGGCGCGCGGCCACACCACCACAGCGGCGACCGGGAGATCGAGCGCGGCGATCCGATCGTGCTGGACTTCGGCGCGTTCGTCGAGGCCGACCTCGAGGACGGAACGGGCCGCTATCCCGGCGATCAGACGCGGACGATCGTCGTCGGCGAGCCCGCCGCCGAATACGAGCGGTACGAGCAGGTCCACGAGACCGTCCGCGAGGCCCAGCGGGCCGCGGTCGACGCCGTCGAACCCGGCGTCACCGCCGGGTCGATCGATCGCGCAGCTCGAGACGTGATCGAGGAGGCCGGCTACGGGGACGCGTTCGTCCACCGAACCGGCCACGGCGTCGGCCTCGAGGTCCACGAACCGCCCTACATCGTCGCGGACGACGAGCGCGAGCTCGAGCCCGGGATGGTCTTCTCCGTCGAACCGGGGATCTACCTCGAGGGGGAGTTCGGCGTCCGAATCGAGGATCTGGTCGTCGTCACCGAGGACGGCGTCGAACGGCTGAACGACTCGCCGCGCGGATGGGAGACCGGCGACGACGTTCGATCGTGACCGGAGCGGTTCGGAGCTCCGGTCGCTGGCGGGCGACCGACGCGTGCGGCCGGAAACGGGGACACCGTGTTTCCGTTGAAATAGCGGCCGCACTTCCGCTGAAACCGACACCGGAGTTCCGGTGGAACCCGCCCCACGAGGCCTCGAGACTTCGTTCTGCCGGCGTCTCGACGACTACGCGTCGTCGGTTTCGACGAGCACCTTCCGAACGACGTCCGGATCCTCGAGCAGCTGGTGTTCGGTGTAGCTCCCCTCGGCGCTGCCGCCGCTCTGGCGGGACTGCTCGATGATGTCGAGGAAGGCGTGTTCCTTCAGGAGGTCGCGGACGCGGCGCAAGGAGAGCGTGTCCGACCCCTCCTGCCGACAGATCTCCTCGTAGACGTCGAAGATCCGGGTCGTCCGAAAGCCGTCCTCGTCGGGAGTGTTGAGCGAGAGGACCGCGAGCGCTTGGAGAACGTACCGTGAATGCGGGGTCGAGCCCCGGATGAGTTCCCGGAACCGGTCGGTCTCGGCTCGTTCCCGCGCCTGCACGACGAACTCCTCGCGGACCGTCTCGCTGCCGTTCGACTGGGCGATCTCGCCCGCGTAGCGGAGGATGTCGATCGCCTTCCGCGCGTCCCCGTGTTCCCGGGCCGCCAGCGCTGCCGCCCGGGGGATAACGGAGGGCTCGAGGACGCCGTCCTTGAACGCGTCGCTGCGGGCCTGCATGATGTCCCGGAGCTGGTTCGCGTCGTACGGCGGGAAGACGAACTCCCGCTCGCAGAGGCTGGACTTGACCCGCTCGTCCATCCGATCCTTGTACTTGATCTTGTTACTGATCCCGATGACGCCGATCTTGCACGACTCGAGTTTGCCGGCCTCGCCCGCGCGCGAGAGTTGCATGAGGATGTCGTCGTCGTCGAGTTTGTCGACCTCGTCCAAGATGATGAGGACGACCTCGTACTGGGAGTCGAGGACGGTCCAGAGGCGCTTGTAGTACGTCGACGTGCTGAGCCCCTTATCGGGGATCTTGATCTGCGTCCGGTCGGGATCGTTCAGCGAGTGGGCGATCGTCTGAACCGCCTGCGTCTCCGTGCTGTCCTGGGCGCAGTCGACGTAGGCGAACTCCGCGGTGACCCCCTCCTCCGTCGAGACGCGGACCAGCCGTTCGGAGATGTGCTTCGCACAGAGGGACTTTCCAGTGCCCGTCTTCCCGTAGATGAGCAGATTGCTCGGGCTCTGCCCGAAGATCGCCGGATTGACGGCGTTGGCGAGGTCGGCGATCTCGTCGTCCCGGCCGACGATCCGCCCCTCCTCCGGGAGGTGGTTGATCTCGAGCAGCTCCTTGTTCTCGAAGATAGGGTCGTCACGGGTAAACAGGTCGTCGCCGGAACTCGACATAATCGTAGACACCACGTTTCCGGTGAAACGTCTTTATTGTTTGGACTCGGCGACGGTTCGTCGGTCACAGCGTCGAATTACGGGACGAAGAGACGGTCTCGAGCGATTATATAATATTAGTGGTAGCGGAAACAGCGGTGGAAGACACACACACCACGTTTCCGGTGAAACGGGGAAAACGGGGGGACGGGTTCCAGTTGAAACGGGGGTTAGGATTCATCGGAAACCCGGTGTGGTGTCGAACCGACGGAGAGGACGAAGACAGCCACTATCGGAATATCGCCCCCATCACGGCTGCTAACCGGGAACGACAGCGGTTCCTGATTAGAAGGGACTCGAGTTCACCCCGTTCCGATGCTGTGAGCACTCCGTTCTGACGCTGTGAGCTCTCCTCGAGCCCGGTCGTTGGATCTCGATCACGACTCGCTTGAGGTCTCCAGAGGTCAAAACCGAGCATACAGCGTTCGTCATCCTCAGAGGGGAGTTTCTCGAGGCTGAGGAGTCGTTCTCTGAGTTGGAAACGAGCCCACATAAAAGAATTTCCGGTGAAAGAGCCGGTGTCGACTCACGTCGACTATTCTCTTCCTGTTTTCTACTCAATGGACTTTTTAGGCCGGAGTGTATTATATTTAGTGCAAGCAGTGAGATAGTCTAGAGGAAGGACGATAGTCAGATGCAGCAATAAAGAAGTAAAGAAGGAGGGAGAAAGACGCTCTTTCAGCAGCGAACGTAGAAAGGGGACTTCGAGATATGGTTTCTTTGGAGCCTTCTACGATTATTCCTGGAGAATCCTCATCCGGCTGGAGGCATCTCACTGAGGCCCCCGCCCCCACCCCACCCCACCCCACCCCCACCTTCGCACCCGCTTTCACCGGAAACGTGGTGTGTGTGTCTTCGCTCTCGCCCTCGTTCCCACAGCCCCCTCCCCCTCTCATCCCGTTTCACCGGAAACGTGGTGTGCGCGCGCTGCCAGTAGTCGCCGCGGTCGGACCGACCGATATCCGTTCTCGAGTCGGGTCGATACTCGCCCTCGAGCCGGACAGCCGATTCGCTCGCGCCGATTCGAGCTTCCACGGCTCGATCGATCGCCCGTCTCGAGAATCGAACACCGCCAGCGCTCGGTCGCGATTTCCCTACTCGGTCCGACGGGCGACTCATCCGCCGCGTTCCCGATCGTTCACCGGAAACGTGGTGTGTCAGTGGTGCGTTTCCCGTTCGTTCCGAGATCGCGAATCCGTCCTCCGAAGCCGGGGCAGCAGTCGGTCCCCGAAGCGCAGCGGTCGGTCTTCGAAGTGATGACTAATATGTACTGGCGCGTAGCGGCTATCGTCCTCTCTTCGATTCCCTCTCCGTGCGGTATCGTCCCCCGTTCTCCGCTCCGCCTTCACCGGAAACGTGGTGTGTCACTGCGCCGTTCGGTGTCGCGTTCGTTCTCGGTCGGTGTCGATACCGTTTCCGTCCTCCTCGAGCCGCGATCGTTCAGCGCCGTGCTATTTCACCGGAAACGTGGTGTGTGGGGGAACGGGAGTCGATCTCGGGAGTTCTCGCGACTGAGATTTGGGAGGATCCGCGTCCGTTCACGCACCCTCCTCGCGTCGAGACCGAGCGGTGATCGATCGCGTTCAGTAGTAGTAGAGTTCGACCTCGTGCCCGCAGTTTCGACAGGTCGTCTCCCGCCCCTGAAGACGGTTCGTCGTGCGTTCGTCGTGGATTCCCGGACCAGGGGGGACGGATGCGTTGACCGTTGCCTCGCACTCGGGACAACCGATACGCATCTCTGATTGGTCTGACTGGGACATATCTCCGGGATTGGTGGGAATTCCGCATAGTTATACTAACCGTACGCCATCTCAGCGTCGGGTTTGAATCGTTTCACCACTGTACGATCGAATTTACGCGAATTGAACGGTTCGGGATCGACCGCGAGAGGGCCCTCGAACGACCGCGTCACGACACGGTGTATCGCACGTCTTCGAAGTCGAAAAACGCCGTTTCGTAGCCGTCGTGGCGCGCCACCTGTGGCGGCCGGTCGACGGCGACGGTGAGCTCGTCACCGCTCTCGAGGCCCGCGAGCTGGACGCCGTAGTGGTGGCCGAGTTCGGGATCGATCGTTTCCGCGAGCGACTCGTCCTCGAGGACGGTCGTTCCGCCGCGCTCGACCGTGGCGTTCAGCGTCGCGGACGGAAGGCGCACGTCGTTGTACGGCGTCCGAAGGCAGACGACGAGATAGTCGCCGTCGCCGGACAGTCGGTCGGCGGTCGTCCGGATCGCGGTGATCTTCGCGTCTGCGCTCCGTTCGGTGCCGAGACGGTCGCCGGGGAGGTCCTCGACCGGCGGTCCGTCGGACGTCGGCGCGTGTCCGGGCCCGTCTCCGTCGTGGCCGCCGTGACCGTGCCCGCTGGGGTCCATCAACGCGTGGGCCTCGCGAGCGCCGCGACGGTCCTCGTCGACCATTTCGAACTCGAGGTCGTGGATGTCCGAGCGCTCGAACTCGAACTCGATCTCGAGCTCGCTCGCGTCGTCGAACCGATCCGCGAACGCGCCGGTCCGCTCGGTGGTGACCGGCCCAACGCGCGCGCGGGCAGTGTACGTCCCCTCTTCGGGCAGCGTGATGTTGTCGCCGTAGTGGGCCCCCATCCGTTGGGAGAGCATGGCCCACGGCGTCAGCTGTTCGACGATCGAGCCGTCGTCGCGCCGGAGCTCGAGGTCGGTGTTCACCGGCAGGATGGTGTCCGTCTGGTCATCCCAGACGGTCAACATCAGGTGCATACTGTCGTCGGTGTCCACGTCGACCCGCTGGGTGTCCCCGGCGACGGTCCAGAACCGGTGCGGGATCGTATAGGAGAGTTCGACGGCGTACTCGCCGTCGCTCGCGCGACCGTAGTGACCCATCTCCTCCTTGCCCGCGGGCAGATAGACGGCGTCGGGACGATCTTCTACGAGCGGCGGGTTGTCCCAGGCCGACTCCTCTTCGAAACCCAGGCGTTCGAGACAGCCGGCGATGGCGGCGGTACCGGCGACGGCCGTACCACGGAGAAAGGCCC of Haloterrigena sp. KLK7 contains these proteins:
- a CDS encoding aminopeptidase P family protein, which gives rise to MRSPFEHRIAACQRRLERVDAALAVLVPGPNLTYLTGFEESPSERHLLLFVPQIGDPVVVAPSMYDAQLRTLPIETLAVRLWDDDDDPLEEIEAVLAELLATVDDGRSSSGDDGSPTVLVDDRMWATFTQDLRECAPAATFDLASRVLEQLRIRKDDVELEALRRAGTIADRVSLEIRSRGTELVGTTEAELADEIERLLAEHGGGDPAFETIVASGPNGARPHHHSGDREIERGDPIVLDFGAFVEADLEDGTGRYPGDQTRTIVVGEPAAEYERYEQVHETVREAQRAAVDAVEPGVTAGSIDRAARDVIEEAGYGDAFVHRTGHGVGLEVHEPPYIVADDERELEPGMVFSVEPGIYLEGEFGVRIEDLVVVTEDGVERLNDSPRGWETGDDVRS
- a CDS encoding orc1/cdc6 family replication initiation protein codes for the protein MSSSGDDLFTRDDPIFENKELLEINHLPEEGRIVGRDDEIADLANAVNPAIFGQSPSNLLIYGKTGTGKSLCAKHISERLVRVSTEEGVTAEFAYVDCAQDSTETQAVQTIAHSLNDPDRTQIKIPDKGLSTSTYYKRLWTVLDSQYEVVLIILDEVDKLDDDDILMQLSRAGEAGKLESCKIGVIGISNKIKYKDRMDERVKSSLCEREFVFPPYDANQLRDIMQARSDAFKDGVLEPSVIPRAAALAAREHGDARKAIDILRYAGEIAQSNGSETVREEFVVQARERAETDRFRELIRGSTPHSRYVLQALAVLSLNTPDEDGFRTTRIFDVYEEICRQEGSDTLSLRRVRDLLKEHAFLDIIEQSRQSGGSAEGSYTEHQLLEDPDVVRKVLVETDDA